GGGGATGTGTTGTCTTCATCGCCCCCATGCAGTTCACATAGCTGGGCAGCAGGTCATTCCCGTTCTCCTCAGTCCCCCAGTTCACCTCTATGGCCAGGTCCCCGTAGCTCTCGCACGGGTTGGGGTAGCACGAAGCCTCCACCTGCATGGGGACGCCAACATGGCTCCCCGCTTTATAAGACTGCGGCACGTCCGTTTGGAGCTCTATAACCTCCGGTCGGGCCGGTACCCCGCTCCGACCGAGGGAGGTAGTCCTGGCGCACTGCTTGGTAACGTTTCTCCAGCCGGTGGGAGATGGCGAGctgcaggaggtggaggagctcCACCAGGTTGAGGAGCAGGGAGATGGCGGCGATCACCTGAGTGTAGATGGTGAAGATGGTCTTCTCCGTGGGTCGAGAGACAAAGCAGTCCACCGTGTGAGGGCAGGGGGTCGCCGTGCACTCAAACTTTGCTGCAATGAAGAAGCCATCATACAGGAACCACAGCCCGAGGATGAAGCCCACCTCCaggaggactttcaccaggatgCTGAACGCATACGCACACAGCAACCTGCCTTTCAGTTTCGGAGCCTCAAGAGAAGGCTTTTCAGCTTTTCTACCTCTCCCAGCATCCtcttgtttctctttctctgctgcATTGTCTTTAGCTGCATTGCTATTGTCTCCACCACCTTCTTCCAGCTCCTTCTCATCCTCTTCTGTCTTCTTGTCCCTCCCAGCCCTTATAGCCACATATCCAAAGTAGAAGATGGTCGGCGTGGAGACGAAGATGACCTGGAGGACGAAGTAGCGGAAGTGGGAGATGGGGAAGGCTTTGTCGTAGCACACGGCGGGACAGCCGGGTTGTTGCGTGTTGCAGACGAAGTCGACTTGCTCGTCATCCCAGGCGGATTCGGCGGCGGTTCCCAGGACCAGGATGCGGAACAGGAAGAGCACGGTAAGCCAGACGCGGCCGATGCCTGTTGAATACTCCTGGCCCTCCTCCAGCAGGTTCTCCAGGAAGGACCAGTCAGCTCTGGACATCCTCTGTACCTGAGGAGGACAGCTGGTTAGTAAACGAGTAAAGGTTTGTTtcagatacactgcaaaaaaagaaaagttgggtgaactcaaaatttcaaggcaacaaactttgataaaattttaagttggacaattaaactaaatattttaagttttgtttttgagtttgctcaactctgaattcagatt
This genomic interval from Centropristis striata isolate RG_2023a ecotype Rhode Island chromosome 14, C.striata_1.0, whole genome shotgun sequence contains the following:
- the gja4 gene encoding LOW QUALITY PROTEIN: gap junction protein alpha 4 (The sequence of the model RefSeq protein was modified relative to this genomic sequence to represent the inferred CDS: deleted 1 base in 1 codon), producing MSRADWSFLENLLEEGQEYSTGIGRVWLTVLFLFRILVLGTAAESAWDDEQVDFVCNTQQPGCPAVCYDKAFPISHFRYFVLQVIFVSTPTIFYFGYVAIRAGRDKKTEEDEKELEEGGGDNSNAAKDNAAEKEKQEDAGRGRKAEKPSLEAPKLKGRLLCAYAFSILVKVLLEVGFILGLWFLYDGFFIAAKFECTATPCPHTVDCFVSRPTEKTIFTIYTQVIAAISLLLNLVELLHLLQLAISHRLEKRYQAVRQDYLPRSERVPARPEVIELQTDVPQSYKAGSHVGVPMQVEASCYPNPCESYGDLAIEVNWGTEENGNDLLPSYVNCMGAMKTTHPHRVHYKNHTQHTGKTPKVTRKGHLKQKHYV